Proteins encoded together in one Phycisphaerae bacterium window:
- a CDS encoding protein-glutamate O-methyltransferase CheR: MRVTPDELKILARLVNDLCGVVLDESKAYLIESRLSKVAEDAGCKNFSELYYKARYENNKTIQIKIIDAITTHETLFFRDTSPFEALQHKVFPDLFDAKAKTATPKRIRIWSAACSTGQEPYSVAIVLHELLPDIATWDIRITGTDISDSAIQQASIGRFRDIEIQRGLKPEILEKYFIREPNSWKIKDEIRAMVAYRRLNLLEPFNGIGPFDVILCRNVAIYFDAVARKSLFERLVKELTPEGYLFVGSSESLTDLGPQFIPQHHCRAIFYQPNKTSLVPVAV; encoded by the coding sequence ATGCGGGTGACGCCGGACGAACTCAAAATCCTCGCCCGTCTCGTCAACGACCTTTGCGGAGTGGTCCTTGATGAAAGCAAGGCCTATCTGATCGAGAGCCGCCTGTCCAAGGTTGCTGAAGACGCAGGTTGCAAGAACTTCTCGGAACTGTACTACAAGGCGCGTTACGAGAACAACAAGACCATTCAGATCAAGATCATTGACGCCATCACCACCCACGAGACTCTCTTTTTCCGCGACACGTCACCCTTTGAGGCCCTGCAGCACAAAGTGTTTCCCGATCTGTTCGATGCCAAAGCGAAGACCGCCACGCCCAAGCGAATTCGGATCTGGTCGGCCGCCTGCAGCACCGGTCAAGAACCCTACAGTGTGGCAATCGTGCTGCACGAACTCCTGCCCGATATCGCCACCTGGGACATCAGGATCACCGGGACCGACATCTCGGACTCCGCGATTCAACAGGCCAGCATCGGCAGATTCCGCGATATCGAGATTCAACGCGGCCTCAAGCCGGAGATCCTTGAGAAATACTTCATCCGCGAACCGAACAGTTGGAAGATCAAGGACGAGATCCGCGCGATGGTCGCATATCGCCGCTTGAATCTGCTCGAACCCTTTAACGGCATCGGACCGTTCGATGTGATTCTCTGCCGGAACGTGGCCATCTACTTTGATGCCGTGGCCCGCAAATCCCTTTTCGAGCGACTGGTCAAGGAGCTGACCCCGGAGGGATATCTGTTCGTCGGATCATCCGAGTCGCTCACCGATCTCGGCCCGCAATTCATTCCCCAGCATCATTGCCGCGCCATCTTCTATCAACCCAACAAGACGTCGCTTGTTCCCGTCGCGGTTTGA
- a CDS encoding chemotaxis response regulator protein-glutamate methylesterase, with product MNVNASTDRIRVLVVDDTVTYRKVISDLLAEVPEVELLGSASNGRIAIQKIDQLRPDLLTLDLEMPELNGLDVLRHLRATGSTVGAIMLSAFTTQGAEETIAALSLGAFDFVLKPSTGSIESSIKALRSELVPKIQAFARAAAVKRRLREPAPTRYCPPVLSAPTADVAQRMRKISAMPAGKPEVVAIGISTGGPAALAKMVPALPADLAAPVLIVQHMPPKFTKSLADDLDNRSKLAVSEAVDHQAVEAGRILIAPGGRQMKIERVDGQLVARITDDPPENNCKPSVDYLFRSVAYTCGRYSLGVVMTGMGNDGTLGCRLLKRAGATIITQDETTCVVYGMPKAPAEEGLSDVIAPLDRIASEITRFAGKGALACG from the coding sequence TTGAACGTCAACGCAAGCACAGACAGGATCCGGGTGTTGGTCGTCGACGACACCGTCACCTACCGGAAGGTCATAAGCGACCTTCTGGCCGAGGTGCCGGAGGTCGAGCTCTTAGGCTCTGCCTCGAACGGCCGGATCGCCATCCAGAAAATCGATCAACTGCGGCCCGACCTTTTGACCCTGGATCTGGAGATGCCCGAGCTGAACGGTCTCGACGTCCTGCGCCATCTCCGCGCGACCGGCAGCACGGTGGGCGCGATCATGCTGAGCGCCTTTACCACACAGGGTGCCGAAGAAACGATCGCCGCCCTGAGTCTGGGGGCATTTGATTTCGTGTTGAAGCCGTCGACCGGCAGCATCGAGAGCAGCATCAAGGCGCTGCGTTCAGAATTGGTTCCGAAAATCCAGGCATTCGCTCGTGCCGCTGCGGTCAAGCGGCGACTGAGAGAGCCGGCCCCGACACGGTACTGTCCGCCCGTCCTTTCCGCTCCGACAGCCGACGTCGCTCAGCGGATGCGCAAAATCTCGGCCATGCCGGCCGGGAAGCCGGAAGTCGTCGCCATCGGCATTTCCACGGGAGGTCCCGCGGCCCTCGCGAAAATGGTGCCGGCATTGCCCGCAGACCTGGCCGCGCCCGTGCTGATCGTCCAGCACATGCCGCCGAAGTTCACCAAATCGCTCGCCGACGACCTCGACAATCGCAGCAAACTCGCGGTCAGCGAGGCCGTCGACCACCAAGCCGTTGAGGCCGGGCGTATTCTCATTGCACCCGGCGGCCGCCAGATGAAGATCGAACGCGTCGACGGTCAGCTCGTGGCTCGAATCACCGACGATCCGCCGGAAAACAACTGCAAGCCGTCCGTGGACTACCTGTTCCGCTCAGTCGCCTACACCTGTGGACGTTACTCATTGGGCGTGGTCATGACGGGGATGGGCAACGACGGCACTCTGGGCTGTCGATTGCTCAAGCGCGCCGGCGCAACCATCATCACCCAGGACGAGACGACCTGCGTCGTGTACGGCATGCCCAAGGCTCCAGCCGAAGAAGGCCTGTCAGACGTGATCGCCCCGCTGGACCGGATCGCGTCTGAAATTACCCGCTTTGCCGGGAAAGGAGCATTGGCATGCGGGTGA
- a CDS encoding methyl-accepting chemotaxis protein, with protein MKIGRRLLAGFGVVVAMMVGVITVGYWGLSQVNEKMAEYEKAAAMASKATEVRSTVDGIFFSIVLMSVTSDAAGLERLSKDVETSRASYKRIMENLDQTETNENGKKLIANIQQKLADARDVNNKVIELAQGGKTAEAAAMAAKDLAGHADSSAQACMDYVAFVGKRQEECNEAAATTSSRVYKMLITIGAAASILAMVFSVLIGRSVSVPIGQVVRQLDNVAQGDISKNVAQDLVTRRDEVGALSKAIQTMTENLRKTITELAHTSRTLASSSTELSATATQLASGAEETTGQSATVASAAEELSTNMQNMAASTEEMSNNVKTVAAAVEEMTASIGEVARNAEQAANVAEQAAHLAATSNQDIGQLGAAADEIGKVIEVIQDIAEQTNLLALNATIEAARAGEAGKGFAVVATEVKELAKQTAEATEDIRRRIEGIQASTGNAVKSIGEISGVITKVNEVSRTIASSVEEQSITTKEIAQNVGQTATAAQTVSQGVNQSAAASKEITKNIAGVDQAARQTAQGAAQTQTAGQELSKLAENLQQLVGQFKV; from the coding sequence ATGAAAATCGGAAGACGGTTGCTGGCCGGGTTTGGCGTTGTGGTGGCGATGATGGTCGGCGTCATCACGGTCGGGTACTGGGGACTCAGTCAGGTTAACGAGAAAATGGCCGAGTACGAGAAAGCCGCTGCGATGGCTTCCAAGGCGACGGAGGTGCGAAGCACCGTTGATGGCATTTTCTTCTCCATCGTTTTGATGTCGGTGACCTCCGATGCCGCCGGCCTTGAGAGACTGTCGAAAGACGTGGAGACGTCGAGAGCGTCGTACAAGAGGATCATGGAGAACCTTGATCAGACGGAAACAAACGAGAACGGCAAGAAACTGATTGCCAATATTCAGCAGAAGCTGGCGGATGCCAGGGACGTCAACAACAAAGTCATTGAACTGGCCCAGGGAGGCAAGACCGCCGAAGCCGCCGCCATGGCTGCAAAAGACCTGGCCGGACACGCGGACTCGTCCGCGCAGGCCTGCATGGACTACGTCGCGTTCGTCGGCAAGCGTCAGGAAGAGTGCAACGAGGCAGCCGCGACGACTTCTTCGAGAGTCTATAAGATGCTCATTACCATCGGCGCCGCGGCCAGCATTCTGGCAATGGTTTTCAGCGTCCTGATTGGGAGAAGTGTATCGGTGCCGATCGGCCAGGTGGTTCGTCAGCTTGATAACGTGGCCCAAGGCGACATTTCCAAGAACGTGGCTCAAGATCTCGTAACCCGTCGCGACGAAGTCGGCGCGTTGTCCAAGGCCATTCAAACGATGACCGAGAACCTCCGTAAGACGATCACCGAGCTTGCGCACACTTCTCGGACTCTTGCCAGTTCGTCCACGGAACTATCGGCAACGGCCACGCAACTCGCCAGCGGGGCCGAGGAGACGACCGGGCAATCCGCCACCGTCGCCAGTGCGGCGGAGGAACTGTCGACCAATATGCAGAACATGGCAGCCTCCACCGAGGAAATGTCCAACAACGTGAAGACGGTGGCTGCGGCGGTTGAAGAAATGACCGCCAGCATCGGCGAGGTTGCCCGGAATGCCGAGCAGGCCGCGAACGTCGCGGAGCAAGCCGCCCATTTGGCCGCGACGAGCAATCAGGATATCGGACAACTCGGCGCCGCCGCCGACGAGATCGGAAAGGTCATTGAGGTCATTCAGGATATCGCCGAACAGACGAACTTGCTTGCCCTTAACGCCACGATCGAGGCGGCCCGCGCCGGTGAAGCCGGCAAAGGCTTTGCGGTCGTCGCCACTGAGGTCAAGGAACTCGCCAAACAGACCGCAGAAGCCACCGAGGACATCCGCAGGCGAATCGAGGGCATCCAGGCTTCGACGGGCAACGCGGTGAAGTCCATCGGCGAAATCAGCGGCGTGATCACCAAGGTCAACGAGGTGTCTCGCACGATCGCCTCTTCCGTCGAAGAGCAAAGCATCACCACCAAGGAGATCGCTCAGAACGTCGGACAGACGGCGACGGCGGCACAGACTGTTTCGCAAGGCGTCAACCAATCGGCCGCGGCGAGCAAGGAAATCACCAAGAACATCGCCGGTGTGGATCAGGCTGCACGGCAAACCGCGCAGGGCGCAGCCCAGACCCAAACGGCCGGCCAGGAGCTGTCCAAACTGGCGGAGAACCTCCAGCAACTGGTAGGGCAGTTCAAGGTGTAA
- a CDS encoding chemotaxis protein CheW, whose protein sequence is MTTTMQRQQRNMAGKELELTTFYVGDLLLGVDIHQVEEINRQLNMTPAPHTPETIRGVVNLRGEVVTVLDLRRALGLEPTIITEDSRNVIVNSRGERVGLLVDRIADVVIAATDQIEPPPANVNGIDGRFFAGVYKLESELVVILDVEEALASEGASKQTT, encoded by the coding sequence ATGACAACCACCATGCAAAGACAACAGAGAAACATGGCGGGCAAGGAGCTGGAGTTGACCACGTTCTACGTGGGTGACCTCCTCCTCGGAGTCGACATCCATCAGGTCGAGGAGATCAACCGTCAGCTCAATATGACCCCAGCCCCCCACACGCCCGAGACGATCCGGGGGGTGGTGAACCTCCGCGGCGAGGTCGTCACCGTCCTCGATCTGCGCCGGGCGCTCGGGTTGGAACCGACGATTATCACCGAAGACAGCAGGAACGTCATCGTCAACTCGCGCGGTGAGCGCGTGGGCCTGCTGGTCGACCGGATCGCCGACGTCGTGATCGCGGCCACCGATCAGATTGAGCCTCCGCCCGCGAATGTCAACGGCATCGACGGCCGCTTTTTCGCGGGTGTATACAAGCTGGAGTCGGAGCTCGTGGTCATTCTTGACGTGGAAGAGGCGCTCGCCAGCGAGGGGGCCTCCAAGCAGACGACGTGA
- a CDS encoding chemotaxis protein CheW, protein MSLDNQKMIEEFVVESFEHLADVENDLLTIEEGGADSDPELVNKVFRAVHSIKGAAGFLGLTTINDLAHSLENVLNLVRSKELVPTAPVVDSLLRSVDALRGLLNNVNTSNEQDVRSFIDALKQIISGQASPEVSASLERNVQVGQPATAMFEVSEHLLATHRRLGHQLFVLDFDLIKDVEERGKTPLSLIKDLLALGEVVEARLDAFNLGDLSTGIPDRLRFVALIGTVVDRQMLMVEFGLAEEHIHQVADAGSASPAPAAQAAPAVAAQAVAIPAAPAAPPSSAAPAAPPVSAQDSSPPSETSKTNVETSIRVSVGLLDHLMNLAGELVLSRNQLVQTINNRETRNLESVSARLDQVTSELQEAIMQTRMQPIGTVFNKFPRIVRDLSGKLGKQCDLTIEGKDVDLDKSILETIGDPLTHLIRNSVDHGIEAPQERTSKGKNPIGRISLRAFHQAGKVNIEISDDGAGIDVNKIKTKAVSKGLISTERAREMTDREALSLIFLPGFSLAEKVTDVSGRGVGMDVVRTNIERLGGTVEIESRVNSGTTIRISLPLTLAIIPSLIVRCGEERFAIPQVNINELVRIKAGDVKSRIEHIKNAEVLRLRGNLLPLVRLSRALGLQSKYLDPVPSELKDDRRKNLADRRADEEHPTEVEARSGQERRQDTTAGALNIIVVETGQLRYGLVVDGLHDSEEIVVKPLGRHMKGVRCLAGATILGDGHVALILDIAGIAAQCAIEMPEEHGATARAEESAAQKAEHQTALLFTNDPSEQFGVSMSLISRIERIRAEQIDSVGGQEVLQYRGSSLPLLSLDKLIKAKPRPEQPHMYVIVFHLIGQRQEIGLIAPNLVDIREISTDIDVVTFREPGVLGSLVIDEKTTRLIDLSELARAAHGEWFSQQQQAAATDAGRRILFAEDSAFFRKQVAGFLSEAGYEVQACEDGLVAWNAIQQSAEPFDLVVTDIEMPNMDGYELTRKIKNDQRFANIPVIAVTSLAGQENIQKGGEVGIDEYQIKLDRDQLIAAVTRLIKRSATAVSGRNA, encoded by the coding sequence ATGTCCCTTGATAACCAGAAGATGATTGAAGAGTTCGTCGTCGAGTCTTTCGAACACCTGGCCGACGTCGAGAATGATCTGCTTACCATTGAAGAGGGCGGCGCGGACAGCGACCCCGAATTGGTCAACAAGGTATTCCGGGCCGTCCATTCGATCAAGGGGGCCGCCGGGTTCCTCGGGCTGACCACGATCAACGATCTGGCGCACAGCCTGGAGAACGTTCTGAACCTTGTCCGTTCGAAGGAACTGGTTCCGACCGCGCCGGTGGTCGATTCGCTTCTGCGATCGGTGGACGCGCTTCGCGGGCTGCTGAACAACGTGAACACCTCCAATGAGCAGGATGTCCGATCCTTCATCGACGCACTGAAGCAGATCATCAGCGGCCAGGCGTCTCCCGAGGTCTCGGCCAGCCTCGAGCGCAACGTACAGGTCGGACAACCGGCCACCGCCATGTTCGAGGTGTCGGAGCACCTTCTGGCAACCCACCGGCGACTGGGTCACCAGCTCTTCGTGCTTGACTTCGACCTGATCAAGGATGTCGAGGAACGGGGCAAGACGCCCTTGTCGCTCATCAAGGATCTTCTGGCCCTCGGGGAAGTGGTCGAGGCGAGGCTCGATGCGTTCAATCTCGGGGATCTCTCCACCGGCATACCCGACAGGCTGCGTTTTGTCGCCTTGATCGGCACGGTGGTCGATCGCCAAATGCTGATGGTGGAGTTTGGTCTGGCGGAAGAGCACATCCACCAGGTCGCAGATGCGGGTTCGGCATCTCCCGCCCCTGCGGCGCAAGCTGCCCCCGCAGTTGCAGCCCAGGCCGTCGCGATCCCGGCCGCACCTGCCGCGCCTCCTTCGTCGGCCGCGCCCGCCGCGCCGCCGGTCAGCGCCCAGGACTCTTCGCCGCCTTCGGAAACGTCCAAAACAAATGTCGAGACCAGCATTCGCGTATCGGTCGGCCTCTTGGACCATCTAATGAACCTGGCCGGCGAACTGGTTCTCTCCCGCAACCAACTCGTCCAGACGATCAACAATAGGGAGACGCGGAACCTCGAGTCCGTCAGCGCCCGCCTCGACCAGGTCACCAGCGAGTTGCAGGAAGCGATCATGCAGACCCGCATGCAGCCGATCGGGACGGTTTTCAACAAGTTCCCGAGAATCGTCCGCGATTTGAGCGGTAAGCTCGGCAAGCAGTGCGACCTGACCATCGAGGGCAAGGATGTCGACCTCGACAAGTCCATTCTCGAGACCATTGGCGACCCATTGACCCACCTGATTCGCAACTCCGTCGACCACGGCATCGAGGCGCCACAGGAGAGAACCTCCAAGGGCAAGAACCCCATAGGGCGCATTTCTCTCCGGGCCTTCCATCAGGCCGGCAAGGTCAACATCGAGATTTCCGACGACGGTGCGGGCATCGACGTGAACAAGATCAAGACCAAGGCCGTCAGCAAGGGCTTGATCAGCACCGAACGAGCCCGGGAAATGACCGACCGCGAGGCGCTGAGTCTGATCTTCCTGCCCGGCTTCTCGCTGGCGGAGAAGGTCACGGACGTCAGCGGCCGAGGCGTGGGCATGGACGTGGTCCGTACCAACATCGAGAGACTCGGCGGAACGGTGGAGATCGAAAGCCGCGTGAACTCGGGCACCACCATTAGAATCAGCCTGCCGCTCACGCTGGCCATCATTCCGTCGCTGATCGTGCGTTGCGGAGAAGAGCGTTTCGCCATCCCGCAGGTTAACATCAACGAACTCGTTCGCATCAAGGCCGGTGACGTCAAGAGTCGCATCGAGCACATTAAGAACGCCGAGGTGCTCCGGCTTCGCGGCAATCTCCTGCCGCTGGTTCGCCTCAGCCGCGCCCTCGGTCTCCAGTCCAAGTACCTGGACCCGGTGCCATCCGAACTGAAGGATGACCGCCGGAAGAACCTCGCGGACCGGCGTGCCGACGAGGAACACCCAACCGAGGTCGAAGCCCGCAGCGGTCAGGAGCGCCGGCAGGACACGACGGCCGGAGCCCTCAACATCATCGTGGTGGAAACCGGCCAACTCAGATACGGACTGGTGGTCGACGGCTTGCATGATTCCGAGGAGATCGTCGTCAAACCGCTCGGGCGTCACATGAAAGGCGTCCGTTGCCTGGCGGGGGCGACCATACTGGGTGACGGTCACGTGGCCCTGATCCTCGACATCGCCGGGATCGCGGCGCAATGCGCGATCGAAATGCCGGAGGAACACGGTGCAACGGCGCGTGCCGAGGAATCAGCCGCGCAAAAAGCCGAGCATCAAACGGCATTGCTCTTTACCAACGATCCATCAGAGCAATTCGGCGTGTCCATGAGTCTCATCTCGCGGATTGAGCGCATCCGCGCCGAGCAGATCGACAGCGTGGGCGGCCAGGAGGTCCTGCAATACCGGGGGAGTTCTTTGCCGCTGCTCAGTCTGGACAAGCTGATCAAGGCCAAGCCGCGGCCTGAGCAGCCGCACATGTACGTCATTGTCTTCCATCTGATCGGCCAAAGGCAGGAGATCGGCCTGATCGCCCCGAACCTCGTGGATATCCGGGAGATCAGCACCGATATCGACGTGGTGACGTTCCGCGAACCCGGAGTGCTCGGCTCACTGGTGATCGACGAAAAGACCACTCGCCTGATCGACTTGTCCGAGCTGGCCCGAGCCGCTCACGGCGAGTGGTTCAGCCAACAGCAGCAGGCCGCGGCGACCGACGCCGGCCGTCGGATCCTGTTCGCGGAAGACTCGGCCTTCTTCCGCAAACAGGTCGCCGGTTTCCTGTCCGAGGCCGGCTATGAAGTCCAGGCCTGCGAGGACGGTCTGGTCGCCTGGAATGCCATACAACAGAGTGCAGAGCCGTTCGACCTCGTCGTCACGGACATTGAAATGCCCAATATGGACGGTTACGAGCTGACCAGAAAGATCAAGAACGATCAAAGGTTCGCCAACATACCGGTGATCGCGGTGACTTCGCTGGCCGGACAAGAAAACATACAGAAAGGCGGCGAGGTCGGTATTGATGAGTATCAGATCAAGCTCGATCGCGACCAATTGATCGCCGCGGTAACCCGGCTCATCAAGAGGTCGGCTACGGCGGTTAGCGGGAGGAACGCATGA
- a CDS encoding STAS domain-containing protein translates to MTSVTETRQTHTVRPDYDIVASHTEQFRAQLQDLISQGHVHLVIDLGDVKMIDSKGLAVLMLCHKSVSAAGGSLTVLTRNQDFRHLFHVMRMDEHFTIAESL, encoded by the coding sequence ATGACATCTGTAACGGAAACACGACAAACGCACACCGTCCGTCCGGACTACGATATCGTCGCCTCGCACACGGAACAGTTTCGCGCGCAGCTTCAGGATCTGATCAGCCAGGGTCACGTTCACCTCGTGATCGACCTGGGCGACGTGAAAATGATCGATTCCAAGGGCCTGGCGGTCCTGATGCTCTGTCACAAGAGTGTAAGCGCCGCCGGAGGTTCGCTTACGGTCTTAACGCGCAATCAGGACTTCAGGCATTTGTTCCATGTCATGCGCATGGACGAGCACTTTACGATCGCCGAGAGCCTGTGA
- a CDS encoding ATP-binding protein, with protein sequence MFDIEHTPDALRITMSPSFENIDRADDLCAQELDRRQVPVNMFAVRILLREAALNAVTHGCREAPEGQVRVALVFATDEIKLIVEDNGPGFVWENREAGFDVTGDGGRGLPLMKTYASQVTFNEAGNRVELSVRHELTPPVGCVI encoded by the coding sequence ATGTTCGACATCGAGCATACTCCAGACGCGTTGCGGATCACGATGTCCCCGTCGTTCGAGAACATCGACCGGGCCGATGATCTTTGCGCCCAGGAACTCGACCGGCGTCAGGTCCCTGTCAACATGTTCGCGGTGCGTATCCTCCTCCGCGAGGCGGCCCTGAACGCGGTGACACACGGATGTCGCGAGGCGCCCGAAGGACAGGTCCGCGTGGCACTGGTCTTCGCAACGGACGAAATCAAACTCATCGTGGAAGACAACGGTCCCGGGTTTGTCTGGGAAAACCGCGAAGCGGGATTCGACGTGACGGGTGACGGCGGCAGGGGACTGCCGCTGATGAAAACATACGCTTCACAAGTGACCTTCAACGAGGCCGGCAACCGGGTCGAACTGAGCGTTCGCCATGAGCTCACCCCGCCGGTCGGGTGTGTTATCTGA
- a CDS encoding fused response regulator/phosphatase: protein MATSPTEAELLRCAVPTPSSGAERDATPEVDALGMLGSQPGTASILVADDDPDVRALIRHLLKKAGYEVLEAEDGEQVLAMLEKRLPELILLDCQMPRLDGFSTCLELKKNPNYADLPVVFLTVRSDPSDKARGFAVGGEDYITKPIERQEFLARIRSRLELSLNRRLLRRKATIYEAVSMESADRLEDVRDGQVSLLTPPSSLPELKLGVRFQPAHEAGGDFYEIARLCDDEFGFLVSDVSGHDLSVPFVTGALKALAATFLNESLTPLEVLSLHNSSLLKFLSEGRYVTACCARFSKLTMEVEVANAAHPPAFFQSSRHEGEFIDLSGDILGMLETARFESKRFPVERGERLFLYTDGLIESRRGPDGRLSVVQGMAWLKEGLLARRALPIDQVVDSVVDELLCDCGGKAEDDVVLMGIEF, encoded by the coding sequence GTGGCTACCTCGCCCACAGAGGCCGAACTGCTCCGCTGTGCCGTCCCGACGCCAAGCAGCGGCGCCGAGCGGGACGCGACACCTGAAGTCGACGCCCTGGGCATGCTCGGATCCCAACCCGGCACTGCGTCCATTCTGGTGGCTGATGACGACCCGGACGTGCGGGCGTTGATCAGACATCTTCTCAAAAAGGCCGGATACGAGGTCCTTGAAGCCGAGGATGGAGAGCAGGTTCTCGCCATGCTGGAGAAGCGTCTGCCGGAGCTGATCCTGCTGGACTGCCAGATGCCCCGTCTCGACGGATTCAGCACCTGCCTCGAATTGAAGAAGAATCCCAACTATGCGGATCTGCCAGTGGTCTTCCTGACGGTCCGCTCCGATCCCAGCGACAAGGCCCGGGGCTTTGCGGTCGGCGGCGAAGACTACATCACCAAGCCTATTGAACGACAGGAGTTCCTCGCGCGCATTCGAAGCCGATTGGAGCTGTCGCTGAATCGCCGATTGCTTCGCCGCAAGGCAACGATCTACGAAGCCGTGTCCATGGAGAGCGCCGACCGCCTTGAGGATGTTCGCGACGGACAGGTGTCTTTGTTGACACCGCCCAGCAGCCTGCCGGAACTGAAACTGGGCGTCCGGTTTCAACCGGCCCATGAAGCCGGCGGAGATTTCTACGAGATCGCCCGTCTGTGCGATGATGAGTTCGGGTTTCTGGTCAGTGACGTTTCCGGCCATGACCTGAGCGTCCCGTTCGTTACGGGGGCCCTCAAAGCTCTGGCGGCCACGTTCCTGAACGAATCGCTGACCCCCCTCGAGGTCTTGTCATTGCACAACTCAAGTCTCCTCAAGTTTCTGAGCGAGGGACGCTATGTCACCGCCTGCTGTGCGCGCTTCTCGAAGCTGACCATGGAGGTGGAGGTTGCCAATGCCGCCCACCCGCCGGCGTTCTTTCAGTCATCGCGCCATGAGGGCGAGTTCATCGATCTCAGCGGTGACATTCTGGGCATGCTGGAGACCGCCAGGTTCGAGTCAAAACGCTTTCCGGTTGAACGGGGCGAACGACTGTTTCTCTACACCGACGGGTTGATCGAAAGCCGGCGAGGTCCCGATGGGCGCTTAAGCGTGGTCCAAGGCATGGCCTGGTTGAAGGAAGGTCTGCTCGCCCGGCGCGCCCTGCCGATCGATCAAGTTGTGGATTCGGTGGTGGACGAACTGTTGTGTGATTGCGGCGGGAAGGCGGAAGACGACGTCGTTCTGATGGGAATCGAGTTTTGA
- a CDS encoding ATP-grasp domain-containing protein: MTGIQAMYGAGARRRDVGILFTCAGRRIELISAFIRAARALGLRPSIHVADTESHFAAACIADEAHQVPPTHSTDYIRSLLRIVKRRRIDILVPLTDTDLVKLAESRDEFARSSCIALISSPAVVHTCRDKLLTYRFLTSHRIDTPATWTAQEALARRRHRFPYFLKPRRGSASRGSFVIHHRRDLEAMVPRVPEAIVQEFVPGLEHTLDVYAGFDGCPRCVVPRERIEVRGGEVTKARTVKNRRIMATGVRVVEALAGCVGLITIQLILSPDGRIRVIEINPRFGGGVPLAIHAGADFPKWLLTEWLGRKPRIRLDQFRDGEIMLRFHQSFFVRDRD; the protein is encoded by the coding sequence ATGACCGGAATACAAGCCATGTACGGAGCCGGCGCGCGCCGCCGAGATGTGGGGATACTATTCACTTGCGCCGGCAGGCGAATCGAGTTGATCAGTGCGTTTATACGAGCAGCCAGGGCGCTCGGGCTTCGTCCGAGTATCCACGTGGCGGATACTGAGAGCCATTTTGCGGCTGCTTGTATTGCCGATGAGGCTCACCAGGTTCCTCCGACTCACTCGACGGACTATATCCGTTCATTACTGAGAATCGTCAAGCGCCGGCGGATCGACATTCTCGTTCCGCTCACGGATACGGATCTGGTCAAGCTCGCCGAGTCTCGAGATGAGTTCGCCCGATCGTCGTGTATTGCCCTGATTTCATCTCCGGCCGTTGTGCATACCTGTCGCGACAAGCTGTTGACGTACCGATTTCTGACGAGCCACCGGATCGACACGCCGGCCACGTGGACTGCGCAGGAGGCTCTGGCGCGGCGGCGCCATCGCTTTCCCTATTTCCTGAAACCCAGGCGTGGAAGCGCGAGCAGGGGAAGTTTCGTGATCCACCATCGGCGGGATCTGGAAGCCATGGTACCCAGAGTGCCAGAGGCGATCGTTCAGGAGTTTGTGCCCGGGCTGGAGCACACGCTTGACGTGTACGCGGGTTTCGACGGTTGCCCCCGGTGCGTTGTTCCCCGCGAGCGCATCGAGGTCCGCGGGGGCGAAGTCACTAAGGCCCGCACGGTTAAGAACCGGCGGATCATGGCGACCGGCGTACGCGTGGTGGAGGCATTGGCCGGGTGCGTGGGGCTGATCACGATCCAACTGATTCTTTCTCCAGACGGCAGGATCCGGGTGATCGAGATCAACCCTCGATTCGGCGGCGGGGTGCCTTTGGCGATCCACGCAGGTGCGGACTTCCCGAAGTGGCTGCTCACCGAATGGCTGGGCCGCAAGCCGAGAATCCGTCTGGATCAGTTCCGCGACGGCGAGATCATGCTTCGCTTTCATCAGTCGTTCTTTGTAAGGGATAGGGACTGA